A portion of the Syntrophales bacterium genome contains these proteins:
- the rpmB gene encoding 50S ribosomal protein L28, protein MARVCDVCGKRPVVGNNVSHANNKSKRIWYPNLKKIRAVEKATGAVKHMKVCTRCLRSGVVQKAA, encoded by the coding sequence ATGGCCAGGGTATGTGATGTGTGCGGCAAGAGGCCCGTCGTCGGAAACAACGTGAGCCACGCCAACAACAAGTCCAAGCGGATCTGGTATCCGAACCTCAAGAAGATCCGCGCCGTGGAGAAGGCTACCGGCGCCGTGAAGCACATGAAGGTCTGCACCCGCTGCCTTCGCTCCGGGGTCGTTCAGAAGGCGGCCTGA